One Cellulomonas taurus genomic region harbors:
- a CDS encoding DUF3467 domain-containing protein has protein sequence MTTRPTNVSITMPPDQVTGVHADFVSAWHTQDVFVLDFAAVVGPGRPAEGPDGQPVTQIDAQVIARVKLPPSQVFEIMKALEQQLSAWESETGHRQTPSA, from the coding sequence ATGACCACGCGCCCCACGAACGTGTCGATCACCATGCCGCCGGACCAGGTCACGGGGGTGCACGCCGACTTCGTGAGCGCCTGGCACACCCAGGACGTGTTCGTCCTCGACTTCGCCGCGGTGGTCGGCCCCGGTCGCCCCGCTGAGGGCCCCGACGGTCAGCCGGTGACCCAGATCGACGCGCAGGTGATCGCGCGGGTGAAGCTCCCGCCGAGCCAGGTGTTCGAGATCATGAAGGCGCTGGAGCAGCAGCTGTCGGCCTGGGAGTCCGAGACCGGGCACCGGCAGACGCCATCCGCCTGA
- a CDS encoding ABC transporter permease gives MIADTRVLLGRSLRHVGRSPDTIITTAVMPIAFLLLFVYVFGGAIDTGSAGSYVDYLLPGVLLITVASGVAYTAFRLFTDLSSGIVERFRSLPIGRSALLWAHVLTSMVANAISLAVVVLVAVLIGFRSTAGIGAWLVVAGIVGLFTLALTWLAVIPGLTATTVDGASAFSYPLIFLPFLSSAFVPTESMPGPVRAFADHQPVTSIVDAIRGLLAGEAVGSELWVALAWCGGLLVVAYLIALLVYRRTFR, from the coding sequence ATGATCGCGGACACGCGGGTGCTGCTGGGCAGATCGTTGCGGCACGTCGGTCGCAGCCCGGACACCATCATCACCACCGCGGTCATGCCGATCGCGTTCCTGCTGCTGTTCGTCTACGTCTTCGGCGGGGCGATCGACACCGGGTCGGCCGGGTCCTACGTCGACTACCTGCTGCCCGGCGTCCTGCTGATCACGGTGGCCTCCGGTGTCGCCTACACCGCGTTCCGGCTGTTCACCGACCTGAGCAGCGGCATCGTGGAACGCTTCCGGTCATTGCCGATCGGTCGCTCCGCGCTGTTGTGGGCGCATGTGCTGACGTCGATGGTGGCGAACGCGATCTCCCTGGCGGTGGTGGTGCTGGTCGCGGTGCTGATCGGGTTCCGATCGACCGCCGGGATCGGGGCGTGGCTGGTGGTCGCCGGGATCGTGGGGCTGTTCACTCTCGCGCTGACCTGGTTGGCGGTGATCCCGGGGCTGACCGCGACCACGGTGGACGGGGCGAGCGCGTTCTCCTACCCGCTGATCTTCCTGCCGTTCCTCAGCTCGGCCTTCGTGCCCACCGAATCGATGCCGGGGCCGGTGCGGGCATTCGCCGACCATCAGCCGGTGACGTCGATCGTCGATGCGATCCGCGGGCTGCTGGCGGGAGAGGCCGTCGGCAGCGAGCTCTGGGTGGCGCTCGCCTGGTGTGGCGGGCTGCTGGTGGTCGCCTACCTGATCGCGCTGCTCGTGTACCGGCGGACGTTCCGCTGA
- a CDS encoding response regulator has product MGFTLVLQDEPDLEVVGEASDGAEAVAQVAALRPDVVLMDVRMPGTNGIDATRQIVASGSDARVLILTTFDLDEYAFAALREGASGFLLKDARPSDLTAAIRSVAAGDAVIAPRVTRRMLELFATDMPGVGQTAPSPGMSDPRLDTLTAREREVLLAVAEGLSNAEVAERLFLSEATVKTHVGRILTKLEVRDRVQAVVLAYRSGLVGG; this is encoded by the coding sequence ATGGGCTTCACGCTGGTGCTGCAGGACGAGCCGGACCTGGAGGTGGTCGGCGAGGCCTCCGACGGCGCCGAGGCGGTCGCCCAGGTCGCCGCGCTGCGACCCGATGTGGTCCTGATGGACGTGCGGATGCCCGGCACGAACGGGATCGACGCCACCCGGCAGATCGTCGCCTCCGGCTCGGACGCCCGGGTGCTGATCCTGACCACCTTCGACCTGGACGAGTACGCCTTCGCCGCGCTGCGCGAGGGCGCCTCCGGCTTCCTGCTCAAGGACGCCCGGCCGAGCGACCTGACCGCCGCGATCCGCTCGGTCGCCGCCGGTGACGCGGTGATCGCCCCCCGGGTCACCCGCCGGATGCTGGAGCTGTTCGCCACCGACATGCCCGGAGTCGGACAGACCGCCCCCAGCCCGGGCATGTCCGATCCCCGGCTGGACACCCTGACCGCCCGCGAACGGGAGGTGCTGCTCGCGGTGGCCGAAGGGCTGTCCAACGCAGAGGTCGCCGAGCGGCTGTTCCTGTCCGAGGCGACGGTGAAGACGCATGTCGGGCGGATCCTGACCAAGCTGGAGGTGCGGGATCGGGTGCAGGCGGTGGTGCTGGCCTACCGGTCGGGGCTGGTGGGCGGGTAG
- a CDS encoding ABC transporter permease subunit, producing MSATTATAPTRSRVGQPVTFPKLVRSEWIKLWTLRSTWWVVAITVLAQAGFTWMGTYFTLQNIDPTEMGLATAEVGPSFLQSGVLIGQLVLSVLAVLAITGEYSTGSIRSTFAAAPKRIDAVLAKGLVVLVVAFITGALATLLSWALIAPTLGSEYGLDLSNEIHRRVLIAIPLYLVGVTLFAFAVGALLRVSAAALATVFGFFLVIETLFSSLSIKWISEISPFLPSNAGFQVLSTSTEPISALRAASDVTVLTPWQGYGVLIAWGVVLLTAALVLVRKRDA from the coding sequence ATGAGCGCCACCACCGCAACCGCCCCGACCCGGTCCCGGGTCGGCCAGCCGGTCACCTTCCCCAAGCTGGTCCGCTCGGAGTGGATCAAGCTGTGGACCCTGCGGTCGACCTGGTGGGTCGTCGCGATCACGGTGCTGGCCCAGGCCGGGTTCACCTGGATGGGCACCTACTTCACCCTGCAGAACATCGATCCGACCGAGATGGGCCTGGCCACCGCGGAGGTGGGTCCCAGCTTCCTGCAGTCCGGCGTGCTGATCGGTCAGCTGGTGCTCTCGGTGCTGGCGGTGCTCGCCATCACCGGTGAGTACTCGACCGGCTCGATCCGCTCCACCTTCGCCGCCGCGCCCAAGCGGATCGACGCGGTGCTGGCCAAGGGCCTGGTCGTCCTGGTGGTCGCGTTCATCACCGGCGCGCTCGCCACCCTGCTGTCCTGGGCGCTGATCGCACCGACCCTGGGCTCGGAGTACGGGCTCGACCTGTCCAACGAGATCCACCGCCGGGTGCTGATCGCGATCCCGCTCTACCTGGTGGGTGTCACGCTGTTCGCCTTCGCGGTCGGTGCGCTGCTGCGGGTGTCCGCCGCCGCGCTGGCCACCGTGTTCGGCTTCTTCCTGGTGATCGAGACCCTGTTCAGCTCGCTGAGCATCAAGTGGATCTCCGAGATCAGCCCCTTCCTGCCGTCGAATGCCGGCTTCCAGGTGCTGTCCACCTCCACCGAACCGATCAGCGCGCTGCGGGCGGCCAGCGACGTCACGGTGCTGACTCCGTGGCAGGGCTACGGAGTGCTGATCGCCTGGGGTGTGGTGCTGCTGACCGCGGCTCTGGTGCTGGTGCGCAAGCGCGACGCCTGA
- a CDS encoding PadR family transcriptional regulator gives MSKQMTEMLKGTLEGIVLAILRQRPAYGYEITGWLRDQGFEDIAEGTVYALLVRIENRGLVDVARVPSEKGPPRKVYTLNAQGRQALDEFWRSWGFLTARLDRLHDANGERA, from the coding sequence GTGAGCAAACAGATGACGGAGATGCTCAAGGGCACGCTGGAGGGCATCGTCCTGGCGATCCTCCGCCAGCGCCCGGCCTACGGGTACGAGATCACCGGCTGGCTGCGCGACCAGGGCTTCGAGGACATCGCCGAGGGCACCGTCTACGCGCTGCTGGTCAGGATCGAGAACCGGGGACTCGTGGACGTCGCCCGGGTCCCATCCGAGAAGGGCCCGCCGCGCAAGGTCTACACCCTCAACGCCCAGGGCCGGCAGGCGCTCGACGAGTTCTGGCGCAGCTGGGGGTTCCTCACCGCACGACTCGACCGGCTCCACGACGCGAACGGAGAACGAGCATGA
- a CDS encoding ABC transporter ATP-binding protein, with amino-acid sequence MSTAITIRDLRKSYRDVTVLRGVDLDVRRGTVHALLGANGAGKTTLVRILATLTAADGGSITVDGHDVRTRPERVRESISLTGQFAAVDGVLTGRENLTLVARLRHLPDPGGIADRLLDTFSLAEAGGRRAATYSGGMRRRLDIAMSLIGDPAVIVLDEPTTGLDPQARNEVWDTVRSLAAAGTTVLLTTQYLEEAEQLADRIAILHEGRIIQDGTLAELRALLPSPTVEYVEKKPTLEDVFLTLIGGRA; translated from the coding sequence GTGTCCACCGCGATCACGATCCGCGACCTGCGGAAGTCGTACCGGGATGTCACGGTGCTGCGGGGCGTCGACCTGGACGTCCGGCGCGGCACGGTCCACGCGCTGCTCGGCGCCAACGGTGCGGGCAAGACCACGCTGGTCCGGATCCTCGCCACCCTGACCGCCGCCGACGGCGGGTCGATCACCGTCGACGGCCACGATGTGCGCACCCGGCCGGAGCGGGTCCGGGAGTCGATCAGCCTGACCGGGCAGTTCGCGGCGGTGGACGGTGTGCTCACCGGCCGGGAGAACCTGACCCTGGTCGCCCGGCTCCGTCACCTGCCCGACCCGGGCGGGATCGCCGACCGGCTGCTGGACACCTTCTCGCTCGCCGAGGCCGGGGGCCGACGGGCGGCCACGTACTCCGGTGGCATGCGCCGACGACTCGACATCGCGATGAGCCTGATCGGTGACCCGGCGGTGATCGTCCTGGACGAACCCACCACCGGTCTGGACCCCCAGGCGCGCAACGAGGTGTGGGACACCGTGCGCTCGCTCGCCGCCGCCGGGACCACCGTCCTGCTCACCACGCAGTACCTGGAGGAGGCCGAGCAGCTCGCGGACCGGATCGCGATCCTGCACGAGGGTCGGATCATCCAGGACGGCACCCTCGCCGAGCTCCGCGCCCTCCTCCCGTCGCCGACGGTGGAGTACGTGGAGAAGAAGCCCACCCTGGAGGACGTGTTCCTCACCCTGATCGGAGGACGAGCATGA
- a CDS encoding DUF1048 domain-containing protein, whose amino-acid sequence MTSWLDQKKHYRAYRARVDALPEPYRIAVDALERYVSVLGPGKSDPLQQVFDDLTELFEQAAADGTPVRAVVGEDPVEFAEEFLRNYPAGAWIGKEREKLAQAITRAER is encoded by the coding sequence ATGACCAGCTGGCTGGATCAGAAGAAGCACTACCGCGCGTACCGGGCGCGGGTGGACGCACTGCCGGAGCCGTACCGGATCGCGGTCGACGCGCTGGAGCGGTACGTGAGCGTGCTCGGCCCGGGCAAGTCCGACCCCCTGCAGCAGGTGTTCGACGATCTCACCGAGCTGTTCGAGCAGGCGGCCGCCGACGGGACACCGGTGCGGGCGGTCGTGGGCGAGGACCCGGTGGAGTTCGCGGAGGAGTTCCTGCGCAACTACCCGGCGGGCGCGTGGATCGGCAAGGAGCGCGAGAAGCTCGCCCAGGCGATCACCCGAGCCGAACGGTAG
- a CDS encoding MarR family winged helix-turn-helix transcriptional regulator — MSPSEDAVSTVEAEVAMLLRLAERSRRSSPRRLGELDRSAYLVLGVLTTQGPRSVNAIADALRLDPSTVTRQVLAMERAGHVSRTVDDTDRRVTVVAATDEGRAALAETREIRGGIYREVLADWTEQERTALATALHRLNVDLDDWGRAHAG, encoded by the coding sequence ATGTCGCCGAGCGAGGACGCCGTCAGCACCGTCGAGGCAGAGGTCGCGATGCTCCTGCGGCTGGCCGAGCGCAGTCGCCGGTCGTCCCCGCGCCGCCTGGGTGAACTCGACCGCTCCGCCTATCTGGTGCTGGGCGTGCTGACCACCCAGGGGCCGCGCAGCGTCAACGCGATCGCGGACGCCCTGCGCCTGGACCCCTCGACCGTCACCCGGCAGGTGCTGGCGATGGAACGCGCCGGGCACGTCTCGCGCACCGTCGACGACACGGATCGGCGGGTCACCGTGGTCGCCGCCACCGACGAGGGTCGCGCGGCGCTCGCCGAGACCCGGGAGATTCGCGGCGGGATCTACCGCGAGGTGCTGGCCGACTGGACCGAGCAGGAGCGCACGGCCCTCGCCACGGCCCTGCACCGCCTGAACGTGGACCTCGACGACTGGGGTCGCGCCCACGCGGGCTGA
- a CDS encoding sensor histidine kinase has translation MTSTTTPVPEPTGSGAGVVVSGNEFTEFDARRLNRVRRYFAAHPRASDVLVCALMVVEIAVNGAMDGSGMPVLRLVAVIVLGLIAVAALWFRRRSPVLVLGALALLAAVNVGISGRLGSFALAIGFGVYTVAASRTARMTWWIVGGSLLLAGLTLVASAATVTGGPNSGSMTFGVGVQPDVASELSNLIFTSLIALVIGTSVSSRRAHVNGILARHQELLAASEQQASLAAATEQTRIAREMHDVVAHGLTVMVALSDGARTAMRRSPDDADRALELLSETGRTALTDMRRMLGVLRGNDVPLEPQPQDLDELVQSFRVAGMTVHLTTSGPPLPEDPTLALTVYRVVQESLTNALRHAGPHTRAEVIVARTSEEVLIEVTDSGSGGAPAESLMAPRGERLRARLSGDDAPTLPTPPRPGRGLVGMRERAAVYGGSVSAGPHQSGWRVQVLLQIDPEEDR, from the coding sequence ATGACCTCGACCACGACGCCCGTGCCCGAGCCGACCGGCTCCGGTGCGGGCGTCGTGGTGTCCGGGAACGAGTTCACCGAGTTCGACGCCCGGCGACTGAACCGGGTCCGGCGGTACTTCGCCGCCCACCCGCGCGCCTCGGATGTCCTGGTGTGCGCGCTGATGGTGGTCGAGATCGCCGTGAACGGAGCCATGGACGGATCCGGGATGCCCGTCCTGCGGCTGGTCGCGGTGATCGTCCTCGGCTTGATCGCTGTGGCGGCGCTGTGGTTCCGGCGGCGCTCGCCGGTGCTGGTCCTGGGTGCGCTGGCCCTGCTGGCGGCCGTCAACGTCGGCATCAGTGGCCGACTGGGCAGCTTCGCTCTCGCGATCGGGTTCGGCGTGTACACGGTGGCAGCGAGCCGGACCGCGCGGATGACCTGGTGGATCGTCGGCGGTTCGCTGCTCCTGGCTGGACTCACCTTGGTGGCCTCCGCCGCGACGGTGACCGGTGGCCCGAACTCCGGCAGCATGACCTTCGGTGTCGGCGTACAGCCCGACGTCGCCTCGGAACTGTCGAATCTGATCTTCACCAGCTTGATCGCCCTGGTGATCGGCACCAGCGTCAGTAGTCGGCGTGCGCACGTCAACGGCATCCTGGCCCGCCACCAGGAGCTCCTGGCCGCCAGCGAGCAGCAGGCGAGCCTCGCCGCCGCCACCGAGCAGACCCGGATCGCCCGGGAGATGCACGACGTCGTCGCCCACGGCCTGACCGTGATGGTCGCCCTCTCCGACGGCGCCCGCACCGCGATGCGTCGCTCCCCGGACGACGCCGACCGGGCGCTGGAACTGCTGTCCGAGACCGGGCGCACCGCCCTGACCGACATGCGCCGGATGCTCGGGGTGCTGCGCGGCAACGACGTCCCGCTCGAACCGCAACCGCAGGACCTGGACGAGCTGGTGCAGTCGTTCCGGGTCGCCGGGATGACCGTGCACCTGACCACCTCCGGACCGCCGCTGCCGGAGGACCCGACGCTCGCGCTGACCGTCTACCGGGTGGTGCAGGAGTCGTTGACCAACGCCCTGCGGCACGCGGGGCCGCACACCCGGGCCGAGGTGATCGTGGCCAGGACATCCGAGGAGGTCCTGATCGAGGTCACCGACTCCGGCTCCGGCGGGGCCCCCGCCGAATCCCTGATGGCCCCGCGCGGCGAACGCCTGCGGGCACGGCTCTCCGGTGACGACGCCCCGACGCTGCCGACGCCGCCCCGCCCGGGACGCGGCCTGGTCGGCATGCGCGAACGGGCGGCGGTCTACGGTGGCAGCGTCTCCGCCGGACCGCACCAGTCGGGCTGGCGGGTGCAGGTGCTGTTGCAGATCGACCCCGAGGAGGACCGGTGA
- a CDS encoding NAD(P)/FAD-dependent oxidoreductase translates to MTESSVSTSAKPRKVPRILILGGGTVGLYSAQRLRRRLGNREAAIVVVDPRPYMTYAPFLPEAAAGSIDARHVVAPHVRALKGVDVLQGKVSEIKHADRTVQVTPEEGEPYWVTYDHLIVGLGSVARTLPIPGLAEEAIGFKNVEEAIAVRNHVLGRIDLASSTWDADLRKKMLTFTFVGGGFAGVEAIAEVEDMARDAVKQYASLEESDLRFVLVEGSRRILPEVSEELGGYTLEQLRKRGIEVFLSTFLNSCVDGHVVLSDKTEFDSETIVWTAGVKANPVLANSDLPLDKMGRVTALATLQIADEHGNVVPDAYAAGDCAAVPDLYNPGAFCPPNAQHALRQAKHLADNLALVLRSAQPTDYKHKNVGAVASLGMYKGVAQMFGKIKVRGFFAWVLHRTYHVMAMPTWNRKINIMAGWTANLLWRREVVPLGSIHDPRAEFRAASVPPKPKLAVEDHSPVSSTEAKAPATA, encoded by the coding sequence ATGACTGAGTCCTCCGTTTCCACGAGCGCCAAGCCGCGCAAGGTGCCCCGCATCCTGATCCTCGGTGGTGGGACGGTCGGGCTCTACTCCGCTCAGCGTCTGCGCCGTCGGTTGGGCAACCGCGAGGCGGCGATCGTCGTCGTCGACCCGCGCCCGTACATGACCTATGCGCCCTTCCTGCCGGAGGCCGCCGCGGGGTCCATCGACGCCCGGCACGTCGTCGCGCCGCACGTGCGCGCACTCAAGGGTGTCGACGTGCTGCAGGGCAAGGTGTCGGAGATCAAGCACGCCGACCGCACCGTGCAGGTGACCCCGGAGGAGGGTGAGCCGTACTGGGTCACCTACGACCACCTGATCGTGGGTCTGGGTTCGGTCGCCCGCACGCTGCCGATCCCGGGTCTGGCGGAGGAGGCGATCGGCTTCAAGAACGTGGAGGAGGCCATCGCGGTCCGCAACCACGTGCTGGGCCGGATCGACCTGGCGTCGTCCACCTGGGACGCCGACCTGCGCAAGAAGATGCTCACCTTCACCTTCGTCGGTGGTGGCTTCGCCGGTGTCGAAGCGATCGCCGAGGTCGAGGACATGGCCCGCGACGCGGTGAAGCAGTACGCATCGCTGGAGGAGTCCGACCTGCGCTTCGTGCTGGTCGAGGGCTCGCGCCGGATCCTGCCGGAGGTCTCCGAGGAGCTCGGCGGGTACACCCTGGAGCAGCTGCGCAAGCGCGGCATCGAGGTGTTCCTGTCCACCTTCCTGAACTCCTGCGTCGACGGGCATGTCGTGCTCTCGGACAAGACCGAGTTCGACTCCGAGACCATCGTCTGGACCGCCGGTGTGAAGGCCAACCCGGTGCTGGCCAACTCGGACCTGCCGCTGGACAAGATGGGCCGGGTCACCGCCCTCGCCACGCTGCAGATCGCCGACGAGCACGGCAACGTCGTGCCGGACGCCTACGCCGCCGGTGACTGCGCCGCCGTGCCGGATCTGTACAACCCGGGCGCGTTCTGCCCGCCGAACGCCCAGCACGCGCTGCGTCAGGCCAAGCACCTGGCCGACAACCTCGCGCTGGTGCTCCGCTCGGCGCAGCCGACCGACTACAAGCACAAGAACGTCGGCGCCGTCGCCTCCCTGGGCATGTACAAGGGCGTCGCGCAGATGTTCGGCAAGATCAAGGTCCGCGGCTTCTTCGCCTGGGTGCTGCACCGCACGTACCACGTGATGGCGATGCCGACCTGGAACCGCAAGATCAACATCATGGCCGGGTGGACCGCCAACCTGCTGTGGCGCCGTGAGGTCGTCCCGCTGGGTTCGATCCACGACCCGCGCGCCGAGTTCCGTGCCGCCTCCGTGCCCCCGAAGCCGAAGCTGGCTGTGGAGGACCACAGCCCGGTGTCGAGCACCGAGGCGAAGGCTCCGGCCACCGCCTGA
- a CDS encoding sulfurtransferase TusA family protein, translated as MRVHQLAGGDLGCARLLVLLRARVAELPPGDVVELSTSDPVAPIDLPVWCHMTGHEYVGPVDGREQPTYAVRVVADGRATQDGSPWRLAD; from the coding sequence GTGCGGGTGCATCAGCTGGCGGGTGGCGACCTGGGCTGCGCCCGGTTGCTGGTGCTGCTGCGGGCCCGGGTGGCCGAGCTGCCGCCGGGCGACGTGGTGGAGCTGAGCACCAGTGATCCGGTGGCGCCGATCGACCTGCCGGTGTGGTGCCACATGACCGGGCACGAGTACGTCGGTCCGGTCGACGGCCGTGAGCAGCCGACCTACGCGGTCCGGGTGGTCGCCGACGGCCGTGCCACTCAGGACGGATCGCCGTGGCGGTTGGCCGACTGA
- a CDS encoding MFS transporter, whose product MPSRHPEPNKTAIYATALTAFFAIAGIAIVDPILPVIGQEIGASTWQIELLFTAYLLVMAVGMIPAVIATGKFGYRKILATGVTVVAIAAILAALSGNILELSVLRGLWGLGNAMFFATAMVLLVALANDREWVVELFETCVGLGFAVGPLLGGLLGQISWRIPFAACGVFMILALAVSITRLKDPAEAPSALKLGDVMQPFRRPAFRTLCVVTGAYNFVFFVVLGYTPVFLGLDVIPLGLVFTAWGIGLALGILVIGHRLAHRIGAVATVGTAIGGLLVALVLLATSVGTAESIVVLVLAGVCMGIANANLTDLALGIGGQDRRTTTAAFNLIRWGLAAPAPVIAGLLHPISDVLPFWVGAGVLVIGVVAFVWKGHGMAHAVGESLPWARRQADEAARTVELTPEEAIGEV is encoded by the coding sequence GTGCCCAGCCGTCATCCCGAGCCGAACAAGACCGCGATCTACGCGACAGCGTTGACCGCCTTCTTCGCCATCGCCGGCATCGCCATCGTCGACCCGATCCTCCCGGTGATCGGGCAGGAGATCGGCGCCTCCACCTGGCAGATCGAACTGCTCTTCACCGCCTACCTGCTGGTGATGGCGGTCGGGATGATCCCGGCCGTGATCGCCACCGGGAAGTTCGGCTACCGCAAGATCCTCGCCACCGGCGTCACCGTGGTCGCCATCGCCGCGATCCTGGCGGCGCTGTCCGGCAACATCCTCGAACTGTCGGTGCTGCGCGGCCTGTGGGGCCTGGGCAACGCGATGTTCTTCGCCACCGCGATGGTGCTGCTGGTCGCCCTGGCCAACGACCGCGAGTGGGTGGTCGAGCTCTTCGAGACCTGCGTGGGACTCGGCTTCGCCGTCGGCCCGCTGCTCGGCGGTCTGCTCGGCCAGATCTCCTGGCGGATCCCGTTCGCCGCCTGCGGTGTGTTCATGATCCTGGCGCTCGCGGTGTCGATCACCCGGCTGAAGGACCCGGCCGAGGCGCCCAGCGCGCTCAAGCTCGGCGACGTGATGCAGCCGTTCCGCCGCCCGGCCTTCCGCACCCTGTGCGTCGTGACCGGTGCCTACAACTTCGTGTTCTTCGTGGTCCTCGGCTACACCCCGGTGTTCCTGGGGCTGGACGTGATCCCGCTCGGCCTGGTGTTCACCGCCTGGGGCATCGGCCTGGCGCTCGGCATCCTGGTGATCGGCCACCGGCTGGCACACCGGATCGGCGCCGTCGCCACCGTCGGCACCGCGATCGGCGGCCTGCTGGTCGCCCTGGTCCTGCTCGCCACCTCGGTCGGCACCGCCGAGTCGATCGTCGTCCTGGTGCTCGCCGGTGTCTGCATGGGCATCGCCAACGCCAACCTCACCGACCTGGCCCTGGGCATCGGCGGCCAGGACCGGCGCACCACCACCGCGGCGTTCAACCTGATCCGCTGGGGACTGGCGGCCCCCGCCCCCGTGATCGCCGGGCTGCTGCACCCGATCAGCGACGTGCTGCCGTTCTGGGTCGGCGCCGGGGTGCTGGTGATCGGCGTGGTCGCCTTCGTGTGGAAGGGCCACGGGATGGCGCACGCGGTGGGCGAGTCGCTGCCCTGGGCGCGGCGGCAGGCCGACGAGGCGGCCCGCACCGTGGAGCTGACGCCGGAGGAGGCGATCGGGGAGGTGTGA
- a CDS encoding siderophore-interacting protein, giving the protein MKPKAPRPGMPATVQQVERLTPEMVRLTLGGAALAAHFQPNPHADAYVKLLFLPGSQDRTGVAVLSEWSLPDGRIDLEAAREALGPELAPRMRTYTVRDWDGSRMLVDLVVHGTEGLAGPWADTAAVGDRVIVVGPGGGYSPDPEADHHLLAGDASALPAIAVALQRLPQDARGHAVIEVPHDQERQDLSAPSGVPVQWVIAEPGATGASLISAVRSLPWPEGRVQGFVHGEAGAVRELRRYLRVERGVPISDLSISGYWRLGGDDEAWRASKREWLRAIEESEAAAGLD; this is encoded by the coding sequence ATGAAGCCCAAGGCACCCCGGCCCGGAATGCCCGCGACGGTCCAGCAGGTCGAACGGCTGACGCCGGAGATGGTCCGGTTGACCCTGGGTGGTGCGGCCCTGGCCGCACACTTCCAGCCGAACCCGCATGCCGACGCCTACGTGAAGCTGCTGTTCCTGCCCGGGTCGCAGGACCGCACCGGAGTCGCCGTGCTGTCTGAGTGGTCACTGCCGGACGGCCGGATCGACCTGGAGGCCGCCCGGGAGGCACTCGGCCCGGAGCTGGCACCGCGGATGCGCACCTACACCGTGCGCGACTGGGACGGCTCACGGATGCTGGTCGACCTGGTGGTGCACGGCACCGAGGGGCTCGCCGGGCCGTGGGCGGACACCGCCGCGGTGGGCGACCGGGTGATCGTGGTCGGCCCCGGTGGCGGCTACTCCCCCGACCCGGAGGCCGACCATCACCTGCTCGCCGGGGACGCCAGCGCGCTGCCGGCCATCGCGGTCGCGTTGCAGCGGCTGCCACAGGACGCGCGCGGTCACGCGGTGATCGAGGTGCCGCACGATCAGGAACGGCAGGACCTGTCCGCGCCGTCCGGCGTACCGGTGCAGTGGGTGATCGCCGAGCCGGGTGCGACCGGGGCGTCACTGATCAGCGCGGTGCGGTCGCTGCCCTGGCCGGAGGGCCGGGTGCAGGGCTTCGTGCACGGTGAGGCCGGTGCCGTCCGCGAACTGCGCCGCTACCTGCGAGTGGAGCGCGGGGTACCGATCAGCGACCTGTCGATCTCCGGGTACTGGCGGCTGGGCGGTGACGACGAGGCGTGGCGGGCGAGCAAGCGCGAGTGGTTGCGGGCGATCGAGGAGTCCGAGGCGGCGGCAGGACTGGACTGA